The genomic region CCTAAACAAAACCACAATCAAACCCGAACTTGACCTGTAAGTTGGGTGTAAACGATTTGAGCACAAGCTTGAGCTTGGCTCGTTAGTAACTATCGAATTCAGCTCAGCCTTAATtcgtttattatttatatttataatcatAGTTATAGTTATAACTTTTCTATATATTATTTAATCATACTATTTATAATTTACAtacaataatatatatatatatataaagtgtatTGTAAAAAATGGCTTAACGTACGCTACATACGCgatgtgaaatcgcatgttataaaatagcatggatgaaatcgcatgtgataattttgatgaaatcgaatgttggttttttgtaacaatttcacatgtgataattttgatgaaatcgcatgttggttttttgtaacaatttcgcatgtggtaattttgatgaaatcgcatgttaaaaaaccaacatgcgaaattgttacaaaaacccAACATGTGATTTCAATGTGGGAtaaagatctgacggctgagatgatcgcatacgtaatgtaggataagggctcttatacgttaatctaactctatatatattatgtaattatatattcatatatttattatataaaataatgaTTATTGTATTTATTATTGGAAGTTAATTCTAAAACTCGTATGAGTTGAAAGTTGCTTCACTTTGGCCCTTTAGCTCTCAACACATACGAGTTTTATGGTTAACTTCCAATAtttcaacccccccccccctcaatatCCCGTATTCGTGTTTGATCAGTCTGGGCCAacatttatataataatattgttttatataataaatagacTTGTTTAGACTCGCAAGCCTACTCAAAGTCGATATGTGAAGCGCAAGCACTTTTATTGTATAAACTCAATTTAAGCTACAACTCGGCTTGGGCTCTTTTGAGTTCAGTTTGATTCGAGTTCTTTAGGAAGTAGCTCAAGTGGCTGCCTAGTTGTAAAAAGTTCTAAAATTGTATCAAACCGATATATTGTACCGATATTTACTATTCTCGTTTCTGATATTTTCAAATTTTAGATTCCAACTTAGGTTTGGAAATACTATATGAACAATGTTTGTGGATGCAACAAGTAATTTTTGATGGATACAAACATACTAAACAAACCATCAATGCACTACACATGAGCAACCTATGCATTATAGACACGCACATTAATCTGTCTTTTTCCCTCATTAATTTAATTAGTATGATATAATAATAAGTGCATTAGGTGTAATTGAAATAAGATCAAGAGTTGCGTGTTGTTTAAATTAGAAAGTGACAGGAAGGAGACGTTGCTGGCAGCCAACACAACTGTTTTTCCAACTTTTTTTTAATGATTATGATTAGCTTAATATTAGAGAACGTTAATGTCTGTTGCCATGTCTTTATCACTTTTCTTCACTCATAcgaaaataaaaaatttatatgtCAACTCTCACCTATCCTATGTTTATTGCGTATGTGTGCTTGTGTCAAACCAATATACTGCTAACCAATTTACATCCGAGGTTAAACAAAACACTAGCAAAATCTAGATTCGAACATGTAACCTCTGTTAAAAAGACGCTTAGCACAATATGCCAACCCTGTATCGCGTCGTACTCTAATTGTGGTCAACTGACTTTTGAGGGTTTGAAATTACTGTTAAAAAATTTCTTTAACAATGGCACTATTTTAGAACGGCGGCAAAAGTCATCACACACGCACACAAAAAACAAACAAGGCGCTAGCAAGAACAATGGCCGTTTTATTGCGTGCGTGTGCGTATCCAAGCAATACACTCTAGATTCGAACATGAAACCTATGTTTAAAAAGACGCTTAACACTACACCAACCCTGTATCGCGTATTCAACTGATGATAACACCTTAATTACTATTAGGACTTTTGGATTCACAGCAACAAAATGTATTTCAACATCACTAAAAATCGACCAAAAACAAACTAATTGAATCCCTTTTCACTTTTATTATCAGAATGCAGAAATAATGGAATAGAATACAGAACTCCAAAGACAACATAAACCTATAAACCCCAACAAAATCACAACAGTAAATGACTAAATGTAACAAACGAAGCAGATGATAATAAAAAcaatgtaaataaaaaaaatcactaGAACAAAACATTACCGGCTATAACCATACAAATCATACGGCGCCCATAACGCATCTAACGGGCACGGTTGTCTCAAATCAAGCCGCAACCACGGCTTACCACTACCACTCCAATGCAACAAGCTCACCGGACCCGGGTGCAGGTCCCTGCAGCTCCCCTTCACATTATCCCCACCTAACCCGTGCTGGTTCCACGCATGGTCAATAGGCGCAACGTGCCCAGCAAACACCAACAGAAACGGTGGTAATGACCCGAGCTCATATATCCGCTCCGTTTTCTGCACCTCCATCCATTTCTCTATCCGTTTCGTGTACCCGAACCGCCTCCATTTCTCCACATCAATGACCATCACACCCGTGTTAAAATAACACGGTTTCCGGTTGTTAAAAATACCGGCGTGTTGCCGGTTTGACCAGAAGTTTGCTGTGAAGTATTTTGTGAAATTCGCGTGACAATATTCCGGTGCTCCGATTGTTTTTTCGGATAATTTGGTGTTCCATAGCTTTTCCACATCATCAACAACTACCAGATCTGAATCTAGATAGATCACTCGCCGGACACACGGTTCTAAAACATCCGCTAAGTAATTTCTGGCGTAATTTAGCGGCTGCTCTAACGCGTGTCTAACCGACGTTGAGATTAACGTGCGCACTCTCTCAGGATCGAAATAAtacactttgaacttcaatttcgGAAAAGTTGTACGGACTAGGGTTTCCAGATTTGTTTCAGAGACTAAAAAGTGAAAGAAGATGGTTTCTGGACACGATGAGTGTTGTAATATCGAATGAACGGCTGCGATTGAGCCTCGGAGATATTCGAAATCGAGAGTGATTGCAACGTGAACTAGTGACGGATTGCATACGTCAGCGTTGCCGGTGATCTGGTTGCATCCGGCGGCGTTGTGGAATGTTGCTGCCGTACGGTAGGATGATGACCGGTGAGTGTGAGTGTAAGTGTGAGAATGAGATCTAATAGCTTCAGCTGGATGAAACGATTGGAGTGAAGGAGCGAGAACAATCATCACCATTGTTGCCGACACAAAAGCTGAGAATCTGATTATCCATTGCATCTTATTATAACCTGCTTTAGGGTTTGTTTGAGGTTGCCACAATGAATGAATAAAGTGTACCAATCAATCAATAAACCGATTGATTATTACTCTGGAATTCGTGAGCATTACCAAAGGAATCTGTACTTGAAGCTTTTAGGATTGATCAGAGGAAGATGCTGCCGTGAAAACGAagcaatcttcttctgatacATGAAAAAGGTGCAATGGTGATGACGTCACTATGCGCCGACTGGTAGAGATGACGGTGTTGTTGAACAGTGTAACGGCGTCGGTGTTGTTATGTCGCCGGCGTTAGGTTTCCGTCCAGCAATCTTCGCCGGAGCAACGAAGATGAGAATGAGGACGGAGAGAGGAGGGAGATTggggttttttgtttttttatttttaattttttttaattttggggTGTGGTTGTGGAGGTTGTGCGGTGACATAGTGTTATTATGTTGTTGGAATCGAGATTTGTATAGTCTTCTCTTCTCTGGGTTATTAAAAAGATATATATTTCGTTTTTCTACCGGCTAAAACTTTGCGGTTATCTCTCTCTTTTTCTATCTTTTTTATTGAGAATAAAAAAATGGTAAATTAATTGGTATGAATTTTTCAATATTTAAAGTtacaaatctatactatataataaaagaaatcaattgggggacacatgtcattcattggagcctctcttaattaattatagataattaagattaattaaaagataactataaaattaaatttaatataaatttaaacaatttatATAGAAGATAATataaaattttgaaatatttattagatttcaaaataaTTATCCTGAAATCTAATGTTTTTATGGAATGGCACGTTTTCATTTTAATATTTCAATAATATTCTGATTCTAATTGTTGGTTTATTTATTATGCAGTGTTAAATTGGAAATAGATGTGCTAATAATTGTAGCTTATAATTGTTATCTTGATAGAGAAGGCAAAAGAAGCTATACCTCAATGGATGCCCTTCATTTATTTTGTTAAGGTGCGTTTTCAATTGCCCGTAAATGTTTTTTATTTGTGATTATTACTGGTGTGTTATAACTTATAAGGAATGTTTCAAATACTGGTATCCgtaatataaattaatataatgtaaatgatttatttattttattaaactaaagtggTTAAGGGTAAAaactatttcaaaaatgtttataaggggtaaaaaaaacattaatcaatgtttattggttctatacttttattttcgtgttcTACTCTCAGCTCAAATACGGTattgaaatgtaattttatatattacataataaaaaaattatatctttaagaaccttctgtattgtacgagttgaataaatttaattatatatattaaataacgaaaaagttacatttttaagaacctcgtgtattgtattggttgagcacatgtaattttatataccaattaataaaaagttatatcttgttatatctttataaaccatgtgtattatacggattaaataaatctaattttatataccacataataaaaaaagttatatttttaaaaacccggtgtattacacgagttgcataaatgtaactttgtatagtatagataaaaatattatatctttagAAACCttatttattacacgggttgaatgcatctaataaaaaattatatctttaaaagaactaacggatatactcgataaaTGATGGATCGGGGgattgcggtgatggttcttTACATTTATCtccatgtaataaacgagatttttaaatatatattgttttattaatttgtatatataatTTTGTTCAACCCGTTTAATATAAGAGGTTTTTCAAgacatatttttttattatttgatgtataaattacatttattcaacccgtgtattacacgggataCTAACCTAGTATCATGATAATtctaaatatattattttgttaaGATTTTCTGGTAACTTTTATATCATGGATGATTATCTTTTTTAAATTCAAATAAGTTTTATGATATGATATTTACACAATGTAATTTTCATTAGTTAGAGAGGTAATATTATCTAAATATAGTTAGAGGTGGTATTATGTAAATGTGGATAGTATATAATCTCTCATTATTGTAAAAACCTAATTAAAATCGATAAAATTATAATTACACACACATGAAGGTGTTTTAGCATGATttagcttggtatcagagctaactGTCGTCGATGCCACCACCACATACCATACACCGTCGCCACTCAGCCACCATTACTCAGCACACTAGATTTTGTTTTTCAATCTGGATCAACGCAAATAGATCTCTACATACCAACCCCCTTGGTATTCAATGAGATTTTTAGTCTTTTCACATACCATAACTACATAGTTACAAAGCCTCCTCAACCTACTTACGTTGTTGCCTTTGTTGCCACAACAACACCTGCTCAGATTCCCCAAcaactccaaacattaaccaaaTGGTATCCTCTCTTGGTTATCAATTTATGCAAGTTGTTTTTTTCGTAACTCAGCCACCTCAAGCCTACTATAGGGTTCACCCTCCAAGTAATCGTGGTTATACAAATCGAGGACATCGGGGTGGCTATCGTGGGTTATATAACAACAACTAAAACAATGGAAACCACAACAATTACATAAGAGGATGTCGTAGACGTGGCGATAACGGTAGTCAGTTCTTGTGGACCTTTACACAAAACATGGTTTACACGCCGACCAATGAAGGTGGCAGTGGTGTTGTACAATGTACATTGTCGTCGGTGTAATCTTTTCGCCGACCTTAGGTTTCCATCCTCCAATCTACGTCAACATCCAAAGAGATTTTCTTTAGGGTCTGCAAAagagagcaccgttagcctcgccatgGAGGACCCCGGGGGAGTCCGTGATCatgctccggcgtgagaataagtaaacttgccggagagGAAATGATATTCCGGCGTGATGGTGTTGCTGGAATATATGGTGTGAACTCTAAGATTCGAGAATTCAATGTAAATAAGAGAATGTTCGAAGTAAATGTCTTTTCTTGTGTGTGGGGAGAGGTTATTAAATGCTTACCTTCGACGATCATAAGGATGGCTTATATAGAGAGACAAACTTATCGGTTGGTGAAGATCTCTGTGAGATCTAACGGTCCTCTGCTTGCCAAAAGAGATCTCTGGCAGCGTCGGATATGTGTCTCCCTTTCGCCGGGGAGATGATCCTTGCAATTAATGAAGTCAGTACTAACCTCGTACATGTTCCGGCTGCAACCTTCTCTCCCCTGTTGCAACTCATTAAATGTTCTGGCATGGACTATGAGGTGATGGTCCTCCTTGTTCCCGCTATTTTCATTGTGCATGAGATCCTTGAGAAATGGGCTTTTTGGGGAGCCCAGATGAACAGCCCAGACGAGGAGCCCAAACAAGGGGCCCTCATCGACAAGTCATCTTTAGTAGATAAGGCCTAAGAATTATTAGGTTTTGGGTTTGATTCTCACAAGAGAGTTTTTCCAGATTTATTAGGTTTCCTCGTTTACAGCCTagtagagatggatatgatcgtgtGGTTCCGCTGatg from Helianthus annuus cultivar XRQ/B chromosome 10, HanXRQr2.0-SUNRISE, whole genome shotgun sequence harbors:
- the LOC110884343 gene encoding probable galacturonosyltransferase-like 7; protein product: MQWIIRFSAFVSATMVMIVLAPSLQSFHPAEAIRSHSHTYTHTHRSSSYRTAATFHNAAGCNQITGNADVCNPSLVHVAITLDFEYLRGSIAAVHSILQHSSCPETIFFHFLVSETNLETLVRTTFPKLKFKVYYFDPERVRTLISTSVRHALEQPLNYARNYLADVLEPCVRRVIYLDSDLVVVDDVEKLWNTKLSEKTIGAPEYCHANFTKYFTANFWSNRQHAGIFNNRKPCYFNTGVMVIDVEKWRRFGYTKRIEKWMEVQKTERIYELGSLPPFLLVFAGHVAPIDHAWNQHGLGGDNVKGSCRDLHPGPVSLLHWSGSGKPWLRLDLRQPCPLDALWAPYDLYGYSR